In Phragmites australis chromosome 16, lpPhrAust1.1, whole genome shotgun sequence, one DNA window encodes the following:
- the LOC133895532 gene encoding uncharacterized protein LOC133895532 has translation MATPLHGVHLRALLLTFALLSLLLLFHLQLRRPAPLPPPLRTHTHTQPAAAASHRAEEVNFPSPSSSSSPPPPPPPAMPEEEEPTSLRHVVFGVASSRRTLPLRLPLLRLWLRAPARAFVFLDAPAPVPASDLPAGLRLRVSADASRFPYSHRRSLPSAVRVARIAKELLLDLKDQSRLHPAPRWLVLADDDTAFVLPNLLHTLKKYDWREPWYVGARSESAAQNAWHGFAMAYGGGGIAVSWPLARRLARALDSCVVRYPHLYGSDGRIYACLAELGVELTHEPGFHQMDLRGDISGLLRAHPLSPLVSLHHLDHVYPLYPGMDRTRAMEHFFRAVNADPARILQQTVCYDRSRSLTVSIAWGYTVQVFKGNALLPDLLAVQKTFVPWRRGRNVTDMYMFDTKHYPRDECKRAALFFLQSISSGEGKTETTYNRQPPRKCLPDLIPLRNLRLIKVISEQLHLVPGKALRRHCCDIVPSSSDNTMDVNIRKCKDDELIAMHS, from the exons atggcgACCCCGTTGCATGGCGTCCACCTCCGCGCGCTCCTACTCACCTtcgctctcctctccctcctcctcctcttccacctccAGCTCCGCCGCCCCGCTCCGCTCCCCCCGCCTCTCCGCACCCATACCCACACGcagcccgcggcggcggcgtcgcacCGCGCGGAGGAGGTGAATTTCCCCtcaccttcctcctcctcctcgccgccgccgccgccgcctcccgcgatgccggaggaggaggagccgacgTCGCTGCGCCACGtggtgttcggcgtggcctccTCCCGCCGCACGCTGCCGCTGCGGCTCCCGCTCCTCCGCCTCTGGCTCCGCGCCCCCGCGCGCGCCTTCGTCTTCCTCGATGCGCCCGCGCCCGTTCCGGCCTCGGACCTCCCCGCGGGACTCCGCCTCCGCGTCTCCGCCGACGCCTCCCGCTTCCCCTACTCCCACCGGCGCAGCCTCCCCTCCGCCGTCCGCGTAGCGCGCATCGCCAAGGAGCTCCTCCTCGACCTCAAGGACCAATCCCGACTGCACCCGGCGCCGCGATGGCTCGTGCTTGCCGACGACGACACCGCCTTCGTCCTCCCCAACCTGCTCCACACACTCAAGAAATACGACTGGCGCGAGCCGTGGTACGTCGGCGCGCGCTCCGAGTCCGCGGCCCAGAACGCGTGGCACGGCTTCGCCATGGCGTACGGCGGCGGGGGCATCGCCGTCAGCTGGCCCCTGGCGCGGCGCCTCGCGCGCGCGCTCGACTCCTGTGTCGTCAGGTACCCGCACCTCTACGGCAGCGACGGCAGGATCTACGCATGCCTCGCCGAGCTCGGCGTCGAGCTCACCCACGAGCCAGGCTTCCACCAG ATGGACCTTCGTGGAGATATTTCTGGACTCCTAAGAGCGCATCCACTTTCGCCTTTAGTTTCACTGCACCATCTTGATCACGTGTATCCTCTTTACCCTGGTATGGATCGCACAAGAGCCATGGAACATTTCTTTCGAGCTGTTAATGCTGATCCAGCCAGGATCCTTCAACAAACAGTGTGCTATGACCGTTCAAGATCGCTTACAGTATCAATCGCATGGGGCTATACAGTTCAGGTGTTCAAAGGCAATGCACTGCTCCCTGACCTCCTTGCTGTACAGAAAACATTTGTACCATGGAGAAGGGGTCGCAATGTTACAGATATGTATATGTTTGACACAAAACATTACCCCAGAGATGAGTGCAAAAGAGCAGCTCTTTTCTTCCTGCAAAGTATTTCTTCAGGTGAAGGCAAGACAGAAACCACTTACAATAGACAGCCACCTAGAAAATGCTTGCCCGACTTGATCCCACTGAGGAATCTACGTCTAATAAAAGTGATATCAGAACAACTGCATCTTGTTCCTGGGAAG GCCTTAAGACGACATTGTTGTGACATTGTACCTTCTTCATCTGATAACACCATGGATGTTAACATCAGAAAATGCAAAGATGATGAGTTGATCGCGATGCATTCATAG